The following proteins come from a genomic window of Pseudomonas hygromyciniae:
- the rmf gene encoding ribosome modulation factor: MRRLKRDPLERAFLRGYQYGVHGKSRELCPFTLPSVRQAWINGWREGRGDNWDGMTGTAGIHRLNELHAVG; encoded by the coding sequence ATGAGAAGACTTAAGCGTGATCCGTTGGAAAGAGCATTTTTACGCGGATATCAGTATGGCGTTCATGGCAAATCCCGTGAGCTTTGCCCATTTACTCTACCGTCGGTACGCCAGGCCTGGATTAACGGGTGGCGCGAAGGACGCGGCGACAATTGGGACGGTATGACCGGCACTGCGGGGATCCACAGACTCAACGAACTTCACGCCGTCGGCTAA
- a CDS encoding quinone-dependent dihydroorotate dehydrogenase has protein sequence MYTLARQLLFKLSPETSHDLSLDLIGAGGRLGLNGLVCKAPAKMPVSVMGLDFPNPVGLAAGLDKNGAAIDGFAQLGFGFVEIGTVTPRPQPGNPKPRIFRLPEAEAIINRMGFNNLGVDHLLSRVQAAKYKGILGINIGKNFDTPVERAVDDYLTCLDKVYAHASYVTVNVSSPNTPGLRSLQFGDSLKQLLEALRQRQEDLAVRHGKRVPLAIKIAPDMSDEETVLVAQALVDSGMDAVIATNTTLSRAGVEGLAYGDEAGGLSGAPVRDQSTHIVKVLAAELAGRLPIIAVGGITEGKHAAEKIAAGASLVQLYSGFIYKGPALIRQSVDAIAALPKP, from the coding sequence ATGTATACCCTGGCCCGCCAGCTGTTGTTCAAACTTTCCCCGGAAACTTCCCACGATCTGTCCCTGGACCTGATCGGCGCGGGCGGCCGCCTGGGGCTCAATGGCCTGGTGTGCAAGGCGCCGGCGAAAATGCCGGTCTCGGTGATGGGGCTCGACTTCCCCAACCCGGTCGGCCTGGCCGCTGGCCTGGACAAGAACGGCGCGGCCATCGACGGCTTTGCGCAACTGGGGTTCGGTTTTGTCGAGATCGGAACGGTCACACCGCGCCCACAGCCGGGTAATCCCAAGCCGCGCATTTTCCGCCTGCCGGAAGCCGAGGCGATCATCAATCGCATGGGCTTCAACAACCTGGGCGTTGACCATCTGCTGTCGCGGGTGCAGGCCGCCAAGTACAAGGGCATCCTCGGGATCAATATCGGCAAGAACTTCGATACCCCGGTGGAACGTGCGGTGGATGACTACCTGACCTGCCTGGACAAGGTTTACGCCCATGCCAGCTATGTGACCGTCAACGTCAGCTCGCCCAATACCCCGGGCCTGCGCAGCCTGCAGTTTGGCGACTCCCTCAAGCAGCTGCTCGAGGCCCTGCGCCAGCGCCAGGAAGACCTGGCGGTACGCCATGGCAAGCGTGTGCCGTTGGCGATCAAGATCGCGCCGGACATGAGCGACGAAGAAACCGTGCTGGTGGCGCAGGCCCTGGTGGATTCGGGGATGGACGCGGTGATTGCCACCAACACCACCCTCAGCCGTGCTGGCGTTGAAGGCCTGGCCTACGGTGACGAGGCCGGCGGGCTTTCCGGTGCACCGGTGCGTGACCAGAGCACCCACATCGTCAAGGTGCTGGCGGCCGAGTTGGCCGGGCGTTTGCCGATCATCGCCGTGGGCGGGATCACCGAGGGCAAGCACGCCGCCGAGAAAATCGCCGCGGGCGCCAGCCTGGTGCAGTTGTATTCCGGGTTTATCTACAAGGGGCCGGCGTTGATTCGCCAGTCGGTGGACGCCATCGCGGCTTTGCCAAAACCCTGA
- a CDS encoding transglycosylase SLT domain-containing protein: MKRACRLGLLLLSLGGAGKAQAYCWAEAARQYDIEPELLQAIAAVESGYRAEAMSHSNNNGTRDIGLMQINSIHLPRLLKQGITEQRLLDEPCLSVEVGASILAAFIKQFGYNWTAVGAYNAGPGAGPERDELRLRYARKIWARYEELMAAGKG, translated from the coding sequence ATGAAGCGCGCCTGCCGGCTGGGACTGTTGTTGTTGAGCCTGGGTGGGGCAGGCAAGGCCCAGGCGTACTGCTGGGCCGAGGCCGCCCGCCAGTACGATATCGAGCCAGAACTGTTGCAGGCAATTGCCGCAGTAGAGTCCGGCTACCGCGCCGAAGCCATGAGCCACAGCAACAACAATGGCACTCGCGATATTGGCCTGATGCAAATCAACAGCATTCATCTGCCGCGCCTGCTTAAACAGGGGATCACCGAGCAGCGGTTGTTGGATGAGCCTTGCCTGTCGGTGGAGGTGGGGGCATCGATCCTCGCCGCCTTTATCAAGCAGTTTGGCTACAACTGGACCGCCGTGGGCGCCTATAACGCCGGGCCTGGGGCCGGGCCCGAGCGTGATGAGTTACGCTTGCGCTATGCGCGCAAGATCTGGGCGCGCTATGAAGAGTTGATGGCCGCTGGCAAGGGATGA
- a CDS encoding winged helix-turn-helix domain-containing protein: MTASLVFGRWTLQEDGRLTTEGRDIQLPPKESHVLRLLLATPGVLVTKDCLLEQVWPDIDVAEESLTRCIYSLRKQLEGDRALITTVYGRGYRFSGRARVVARPGLAQAVGAQLGACPACGWCGERV, translated from the coding sequence ATGACGGCGTCCCTCGTCTTTGGGCGTTGGACGTTGCAGGAGGATGGGCGGCTGACCACCGAAGGTCGCGACATTCAGTTGCCGCCCAAGGAGAGTCACGTGTTGCGCCTGTTGCTGGCCACGCCTGGCGTGCTGGTCACCAAAGATTGCCTGCTGGAGCAAGTCTGGCCGGATATCGACGTTGCCGAAGAATCCCTGACCCGCTGCATCTACTCGTTGCGCAAACAACTGGAGGGCGACCGTGCGCTGATTACGACGGTGTATGGTCGCGGCTATCGCTTCAGTGGCCGGGCGCGGGTGGTCGCGCGCCCTGGCCTGGCGCAGGCGGTGGGAGCGCAACTGGGTGCGTGCCCGGCCTGTGGATGGTGTGGTGAGCGGGTATGA
- a CDS encoding secretin N-terminal domain-containing protein, with amino-acid sequence MFLARFIPATVHGLLQRWLLGALLMLNALPAMGESYLAWDESLQGFFNRLAVPLGQPIVVSKLAAGKRISGQFDFANAQAVLEAVALQQELIWYSDGQVLHLYDAGEAKSSGVTLRHMTVDRLRDVMGRTGLDEARYPLRKAGPRLFYVSGPANYVDHVMRLAQLMDRPRPVRREDVQRVGVIQVLNADVADRQYDRGSQTITVPGIATLIEKQLAELDGKARTGITVIAYPQINSLLIRGSEQQLRLIRVRVAQLDVPQFSQGQGASTPLSADQYERVRRAFARVDEQ; translated from the coding sequence GTGTTCCTTGCTCGATTTATCCCTGCGACCGTCCATGGCCTTTTGCAGCGCTGGCTGCTGGGCGCTCTGCTGATGCTCAATGCGTTGCCTGCGATGGGCGAGTCCTATCTGGCGTGGGACGAAAGCCTGCAAGGCTTCTTCAACCGCCTGGCGGTGCCCCTCGGCCAGCCCATCGTGGTCAGCAAGCTGGCGGCGGGCAAACGTATCAGCGGGCAGTTTGATTTTGCCAATGCGCAAGCCGTCCTGGAGGCAGTGGCGTTGCAGCAGGAATTGATCTGGTACAGCGACGGCCAGGTGCTGCATCTCTACGATGCCGGCGAGGCCAAGAGTTCCGGGGTGACCTTGCGACACATGACCGTCGACCGGCTGCGCGACGTCATGGGGCGCACGGGGCTCGACGAGGCGCGCTACCCCCTTCGCAAGGCCGGCCCCCGTTTGTTTTATGTGTCGGGGCCCGCCAATTATGTCGATCACGTCATGCGCCTGGCGCAGTTGATGGACCGCCCGCGCCCGGTGCGCCGTGAGGACGTGCAAAGAGTCGGGGTCATCCAGGTGCTCAACGCCGACGTCGCAGACCGCCAGTACGACAGGGGCTCGCAGACAATCACCGTGCCGGGTATCGCCACGCTTATCGAGAAACAGCTCGCCGAACTAGATGGCAAGGCACGCACCGGCATCACCGTGATTGCGTATCCGCAGATCAACAGCCTGTTGATCAGGGGCAGTGAGCAGCAATTAAGGCTGATCAGGGTGCGGGTGGCGCAGTTGGATGTGCCCCAGTTTTCCCAGGGGCAGGGCGCTTCGACACCTCTGAGCGCCGATCAGTACGAACGTGTACGGCGCGCGTTTGCCCGGGTAGACGAGCAGTAG
- a CDS encoding CmpA/NrtA family ABC transporter substrate-binding protein has translation MSDQVGYSQATNPLAWVNGSDAPEKSSLDLGFMALSDCASLVVAATQGFAQPYGLTLNLKRQSSWAGLRDKLVSGELDAAHSLYGLIYAVHLGIGGVAPTDMAVLMGLNQNGQGINLSQGLRQQGVTSPEALERKVHQSRTKLTFAQTFPTGTHAMWLYYWLASQGIHPLRDVESVVVPPPQMVAHLQAGRIDGLCVGEPWCASAVQQNQGFTLATSQAIWPDHPEKVLGCTQAFVEQYPNTARVLVMAVLEASRFIDSSLENRRSTAQLLSARDYLDAPLECIEPRLLGIYDDGLGNHWQDVHALRFHGDGEVNLPYLSDGMWFMTQFRRWGLLREDPDYHAVARQVQQLDLYRQAASAVGVATTNEEMRSSQLIDGKVWDGSDPAGYARSFRLHAMADDVVRHALR, from the coding sequence ATGAGTGATCAGGTCGGCTACAGCCAGGCAACCAATCCCTTGGCCTGGGTCAACGGCAGCGATGCCCCGGAAAAGAGCAGCCTCGACCTGGGCTTCATGGCCTTGAGCGATTGCGCCTCGCTGGTGGTCGCGGCGACCCAGGGGTTTGCCCAACCCTATGGCCTGACCTTGAACCTCAAGCGCCAATCGTCGTGGGCCGGGCTGCGGGACAAGCTGGTCAGTGGCGAACTGGACGCCGCCCACAGCCTGTACGGCCTGATCTATGCGGTACACCTGGGCATCGGCGGCGTCGCGCCGACCGACATGGCGGTACTGATGGGCCTGAACCAGAACGGCCAAGGCATCAACCTGTCCCAGGGCCTGCGACAACAGGGCGTGACCAGTCCTGAGGCACTGGAGCGCAAGGTGCACCAAAGCCGGACAAAACTCACCTTCGCCCAGACGTTTCCTACCGGCACCCATGCCATGTGGTTGTATTACTGGCTCGCCAGCCAGGGCATTCACCCGCTGCGGGATGTCGAGAGTGTGGTGGTCCCGCCGCCGCAAATGGTCGCGCATCTACAAGCCGGACGAATCGACGGTCTGTGCGTCGGCGAACCCTGGTGCGCCAGCGCGGTGCAACAGAACCAGGGCTTCACCCTTGCCACCAGCCAGGCGATCTGGCCGGACCACCCGGAAAAGGTCCTGGGCTGCACCCAGGCGTTTGTCGAGCAATACCCCAACACCGCACGCGTGCTGGTGATGGCGGTTCTGGAAGCCAGCCGTTTTATCGACAGCAGCCTCGAAAACCGTCGCTCCACCGCACAACTGCTCAGCGCCAGGGATTACCTGGACGCCCCGCTCGAGTGCATCGAGCCACGGCTGCTGGGCATCTATGACGACGGCCTGGGTAACCACTGGCAAGACGTACACGCGCTGCGCTTTCATGGCGATGGCGAGGTCAACCTGCCGTACCTGTCCGATGGCATGTGGTTCATGACCCAATTCCGCCGCTGGGGCCTGCTGCGTGAAGACCCCGACTACCACGCCGTTGCCCGTCAGGTGCAGCAACTGGATCTGTATCGCCAAGCCGCAAGCGCAGTGGGCGTGGCAACCACGAACGAAGAAATGCGCAGCAGCCAATTGATCGACGGCAAGGTTTGGGACGGCTCCGACCCGGCCGGTTATGCCCGCAGTTTCCGCCTGCATGCCATGGCCGACGATGTCGTCCGCCACGCCTTGCGCTGA
- a CDS encoding ANTAR domain-containing response regulator, with translation MLRILLINDTPRKVGRLKSALTEAGFEVIDESGLTIDLPARVETVRPDVILIDTESPGRDVMEQVVLVSRDQPRPIVMFTDEHDPGVMRQAIKSGVSAYIVEGIQAQRLQPILDVAMARFESDQALRAQLIARDQQLAERKRIELAKGLLMKMKDCNEEQAYTLMRRQAMSRQQKLIQVAEQIIAMSELLG, from the coding sequence ATGTTGCGAATCCTGCTGATCAATGACACCCCGCGCAAAGTCGGGCGCCTCAAGAGCGCCCTGACCGAGGCCGGTTTTGAAGTGATCGATGAGTCTGGCCTGACCATCGACCTGCCGGCACGCGTCGAAACGGTGCGCCCGGATGTGATTCTGATCGATACCGAATCACCCGGCCGCGATGTGATGGAGCAGGTGGTGCTGGTCAGCCGCGACCAGCCGCGGCCCATCGTGATGTTCACCGACGAACATGACCCCGGCGTGATGCGCCAGGCAATCAAGTCCGGGGTCAGTGCCTATATCGTCGAAGGCATCCAGGCCCAGCGCCTGCAACCGATTCTCGATGTCGCCATGGCGCGCTTCGAGAGCGACCAGGCCTTGCGCGCGCAACTCATAGCCCGCGACCAGCAGTTGGCGGAACGCAAGCGCATCGAGCTAGCCAAAGGCTTGCTGATGAAAATGAAGGACTGCAACGAGGAACAGGCCTACACCCTGATGCGCCGCCAGGCCATGAGCCGCCAGCAAAAGCTGATCCAGGTGGCGGAGCAGATTATTGCCATGAGTGAGTTGTTGGGCTGA
- a CDS encoding nitrate/nitrite transporter → MKSSFWKSGHTPTLFAAFLYFDLSFMVWYLLGPLAVQIAADLQLTTQQRGLMVATPILAGAILRFLMGMLADKLSPKTAGLIGQVIVIVALFFAWKLGIHSYEQALLLGLFLGMAGASFAVALPLASQWYPAEHQGKAMGIAGAGNSGTVFAALLAPLIAAAFGWSNVFGFALIPLILTLIVFAWLARNAPERPKAKSMADYFKALGDRDSWWFMFFYSVTFGGFIGLASALPGYFNDQYGLSPVTAGYYTAACVFGGSLMRPLGGALADRFGGIRTLLGMYGVAAVCIAAVGFNLPSSYAALALFVCTMLGLGAGNGAVFQLVPQRFRREIGVMTGLIGMAGGIGGFALAAGMGAIKQSTGSYQLALWLFASLGVLAWFGLYGVKRRWRTTWGSAAVTAARV, encoded by the coding sequence ATGAAATCAAGCTTCTGGAAATCCGGGCACACCCCGACCTTGTTTGCCGCGTTCCTGTATTTCGACCTGAGTTTCATGGTCTGGTACCTATTGGGCCCGCTGGCGGTGCAAATCGCTGCCGACCTGCAACTGACCACCCAGCAACGCGGGCTGATGGTCGCCACGCCGATCCTGGCGGGGGCGATCCTGCGCTTTTTGATGGGCATGTTGGCGGACAAATTGTCGCCCAAGACCGCCGGGCTGATTGGTCAGGTGATCGTGATTGTGGCGCTGTTCTTCGCCTGGAAACTGGGGATCCACAGTTATGAACAGGCGCTGCTGCTGGGGCTTTTCCTCGGTATGGCCGGGGCGTCCTTTGCTGTTGCCCTGCCGCTGGCGTCCCAGTGGTACCCCGCCGAACACCAGGGCAAGGCCATGGGCATCGCCGGAGCCGGCAACTCCGGCACCGTGTTTGCTGCGCTGCTGGCACCGTTGATCGCCGCCGCATTTGGCTGGAGCAATGTGTTCGGCTTTGCCCTGATCCCGTTGATCCTGACCCTGATCGTCTTTGCCTGGCTGGCGCGCAACGCCCCCGAACGGCCCAAAGCCAAATCCATGGCCGACTATTTCAAAGCCCTGGGCGATCGCGACAGTTGGTGGTTCATGTTCTTCTACAGCGTGACCTTCGGTGGCTTTATCGGCCTGGCCAGCGCCCTGCCCGGCTACTTCAACGACCAATATGGCTTGAGCCCGGTCACCGCTGGCTACTACACCGCCGCCTGCGTGTTCGGCGGCAGCCTGATGCGGCCTCTGGGCGGCGCCCTGGCTGACCGTTTCGGCGGGATCCGCACCCTGTTGGGCATGTACGGCGTGGCAGCCGTGTGCATCGCCGCAGTGGGCTTCAACCTGCCCAGTTCCTACGCCGCACTGGCCCTGTTCGTCTGCACCATGCTGGGCTTGGGTGCCGGTAACGGTGCGGTCTTCCAGCTGGTGCCCCAGCGCTTTCGCCGGGAGATCGGCGTGATGACCGGGTTGATCGGCATGGCCGGCGGTATCGGCGGCTTCGCCCTGGCAGCAGGCATGGGGGCGATCAAGCAAAGCACCGGCAGCTATCAGTTGGCCCTGTGGCTGTTCGCCAGCCTGGGTGTGCTGGCGTGGTTCGGCCTGTATGGCGTAAAACGGCGCTGGAGGACCACCTGGGGTTCGGCTGCCGTCACCGCAGCGCGGGTCTGA
- a CDS encoding bifunctional protein-serine/threonine kinase/phosphatase: MSLQLSVAQASAIGPREENQDALRLVTPAPELAASKGYLCAIADGVSQCADGGLAARSTLQALALDYYATPQTWGVAQALDRLLLAQNRWLQANGGGQPLLTTLSALVFRGQRFTLAHVGDCRVYRWFDGELQRISQEHVWEQPGMQHVLKRALGLDQHLVVDFLDGELRLGECFLLLSDGVWSTLADHSIRAILREQADLDLAVNTLVNAAHLAGSQDNASALLVRIDQLGAATLGDALVQLQQWPLPPPLKAGQCFEGWQVESVLAHSRQSLLYRVRDKQQQPWLLNTLAPGRDDDHDAAQALLSEEWFLRRVAGRAFPEVHPAGERQHLYYVMREYSGQTLAELFQRHGPLPLAQWQSIAERLLRAVGMLHRRQILHRDIKPENLLLGDDGELRVLDFGLAYCPGLSEDRAHLLPGTPSFIAPEAFSGERPTPRQDLYSVGVSLYYLLTGHYPYGEIEAFQRPRFNTPVSASRYRPDLPDWLQQSLESAVAAQPDQRYETAEEWLLVLEQADRRELSLRPRPLLEREPLKVWQTLALVSLLLNLLLLYLLSL; the protein is encoded by the coding sequence ATGAGCCTGCAACTGAGTGTTGCCCAGGCCAGCGCCATCGGGCCACGGGAGGAAAACCAGGACGCCTTGCGCCTGGTTACCCCGGCCCCGGAACTGGCCGCCAGCAAAGGCTACCTGTGTGCTATCGCCGACGGCGTCAGCCAGTGCGCCGATGGCGGCCTGGCCGCGCGTTCGACCTTGCAGGCCCTGGCCCTGGACTACTACGCCACGCCGCAAACCTGGGGCGTGGCCCAGGCCCTGGACCGGCTGTTGCTCGCGCAAAATCGCTGGCTGCAGGCCAATGGTGGCGGCCAGCCGCTGTTGACCACCCTCAGCGCCCTGGTGTTTCGTGGCCAGCGCTTTACCCTGGCCCATGTCGGCGACTGCCGGGTGTATCGCTGGTTCGACGGCGAGTTGCAGCGCATCAGTCAAGAACATGTCTGGGAGCAACCGGGCATGCAGCATGTGCTCAAGCGCGCCCTGGGCCTGGATCAGCATCTGGTGGTGGATTTTCTCGACGGTGAACTGCGCCTGGGCGAATGTTTCCTACTGCTCAGCGATGGTGTGTGGTCGACCCTGGCCGACCACAGCATCCGTGCGATCCTGCGCGAACAGGCCGACCTGGACCTGGCTGTAAATACGCTGGTCAACGCCGCACACCTGGCGGGCAGCCAGGACAATGCCAGCGCCCTGCTGGTGCGCATCGACCAACTCGGCGCCGCCACCCTGGGCGATGCACTGGTGCAGTTGCAGCAGTGGCCATTGCCGCCGCCGTTGAAGGCCGGGCAATGCTTTGAAGGCTGGCAGGTGGAGAGCGTGCTGGCGCACAGTCGCCAATCGTTGCTGTACCGGGTGCGCGATAAGCAGCAACAACCCTGGCTGCTGAACACCCTGGCCCCTGGACGCGACGATGACCACGACGCCGCCCAAGCCCTGCTCTCAGAGGAGTGGTTTCTGCGCCGAGTGGCCGGAAGGGCATTTCCTGAAGTCCATCCGGCCGGCGAGCGTCAGCATTTGTACTACGTGATGCGTGAATACAGCGGGCAGACCCTGGCCGAACTGTTCCAGCGGCACGGCCCACTGCCACTGGCACAATGGCAATCCATCGCCGAGCGCTTGCTGCGCGCGGTGGGCATGTTGCATCGCCGGCAGATCCTGCACCGCGACATCAAGCCGGAAAACCTGCTGCTGGGGGATGACGGCGAATTGCGGGTGCTGGATTTTGGCCTGGCCTATTGCCCGGGGTTGTCCGAAGACCGCGCTCACCTGCTGCCGGGCACCCCCAGCTTTATCGCGCCTGAAGCCTTCAGTGGTGAACGTCCGACCCCTCGGCAGGATTTGTACAGCGTCGGCGTGAGCCTGTATTACCTGCTGACCGGGCACTATCCCTACGGTGAAATCGAAGCTTTCCAGCGCCCCCGCTTCAACACGCCGGTCAGCGCCAGCCGCTATCGACCGGATCTGCCCGACTGGTTGCAGCAAAGCCTGGAAAGCGCGGTGGCGGCACAACCAGATCAACGCTACGAAACCGCCGAGGAATGGCTGCTGGTACTGGAACAGGCCGACCGCCGCGAGCTGAGCCTGCGCCCTCGGCCGCTGCTGGAGCGCGAGCCTCTCAAGGTCTGGCAAACCCTGGCGCTGGTGTCGCTGCTGCTCAATCTGCTGTTGCTGTATCTGTTATCTCTGTAG
- the nirB gene encoding nitrite reductase large subunit NirB, whose protein sequence is MKKLKLVMIGNGMAGVRTLEELLKLSTELYDITVFGAEPHTNYNRILLSPVLAGEQTFEEIVLNDLDWYLQNNIKLLLNRKVVQIDRVKRKVIAEDGTEAEYDRLLIATGSTPFILPIPGNTLQGVIGYRDIADTQAMIDTAKTHKHAVVIGGGLLGLEAANGLMLRGMHVTVVHLGEWLLERQLDKTSGQLLQTELESRGLVFRLCEQTQALHDAGNGRVGSVQFKNGDVIPADLVVMAAGIRPNTELAEKSGIPCNRGILVNDTMQTYDPRIYAIGECASHRGIAYGLVAPLFEQAKVCANHLAQLGFATYKGSVTSTKLKVTGIDLFSAGDFMGGEGTETITLSDPIGGVYKKLVIKDDILVGACLYGDTADGGWYFRQIRENHGISKIRDHLMFGENALGDVGHQGQDKAMSMADNAEVCGCNGVCKGTIVKAIQEQGLFSVDEVKKHTKAASSCGSCAGLVEQILINTVGGAADVKPKSEKAICGCSDLNHGQIRQAIRDQHLLTIADTMSYLNWRTPNGCATCRPALNYYLISTWPGEAKDDPQSRLINERAHANIQKDGTYSVVPRMWGGVTNPSELRRIADVADKYNVPMVKVTGGQRIDLLGIKKQDLPGVWKDLDMPSGHAYGKSIRTVKTCVGSEFCRFGTQNSTQLGIELEHDLFNMWSPHKVKLAVSGCPRNCSEAGIKDVGIIGVDSGWEMYIGGNGGIKTEVAEFFVKLKTAEEVREYNGAFLQLYREEAFYLERTVHYMQRVGMDHIKKAVLEDPARRQALNERLQFSLSFEQDPWKERLEQPLRKKEFDTIAVKQLEVLV, encoded by the coding sequence ATGAAGAAACTCAAACTGGTGATGATCGGCAACGGCATGGCCGGGGTTCGCACCCTTGAAGAACTGCTGAAACTGAGCACCGAGCTGTACGACATCACGGTCTTTGGCGCCGAGCCCCACACCAACTACAACCGCATCCTGCTATCGCCGGTGCTGGCCGGTGAACAGACGTTCGAAGAGATCGTGCTCAACGACCTCGACTGGTACCTGCAAAACAACATTAAGTTGCTGCTCAACCGCAAGGTGGTGCAGATCGACCGGGTCAAACGCAAAGTCATCGCCGAAGACGGCACCGAGGCCGAATACGATCGCCTGCTGATCGCCACCGGCTCGACCCCATTTATCCTGCCGATTCCCGGCAATACCTTGCAGGGCGTGATCGGCTACCGCGACATTGCCGACACCCAAGCCATGATCGACACCGCCAAGACCCACAAGCACGCAGTGGTCATCGGTGGCGGCCTGCTCGGCCTGGAAGCGGCCAATGGCCTGATGCTGCGCGGCATGCACGTCACCGTGGTGCATCTCGGCGAATGGCTGCTGGAGCGGCAACTGGACAAGACCAGCGGCCAGTTGCTGCAAACCGAACTGGAAAGCCGTGGCCTGGTGTTTCGCCTGTGCGAACAGACCCAGGCCCTGCATGACGCCGGTAATGGCCGCGTGGGCTCGGTGCAGTTCAAAAATGGCGACGTGATTCCCGCCGACTTGGTGGTGATGGCCGCCGGCATCCGCCCCAACACCGAACTGGCGGAAAAGTCCGGCATCCCGTGCAACCGTGGGATCCTGGTCAACGACACGATGCAAACCTACGACCCGCGCATCTATGCCATCGGCGAATGCGCCAGCCATCGCGGGATTGCCTACGGCCTGGTGGCGCCGCTGTTCGAGCAGGCCAAGGTCTGCGCCAACCACCTGGCCCAGTTGGGCTTCGCCACCTACAAAGGCTCGGTGACCTCGACCAAACTGAAAGTCACCGGTATCGACCTGTTTTCCGCTGGCGACTTCATGGGCGGCGAAGGCACCGAGACCATCACCCTTTCCGACCCGATCGGCGGCGTCTACAAGAAGCTGGTGATCAAGGACGACATATTGGTCGGCGCCTGCCTGTACGGCGATACCGCCGACGGTGGTTGGTATTTCAGGCAGATCCGCGAGAACCATGGCATCAGCAAGATTCGCGATCACCTGATGTTCGGTGAAAACGCCCTCGGCGATGTCGGCCATCAGGGCCAGGACAAAGCCATGAGCATGGCCGACAACGCCGAAGTCTGCGGCTGCAACGGCGTGTGCAAGGGCACCATCGTCAAGGCGATCCAGGAACAGGGCCTGTTCAGCGTCGATGAGGTGAAGAAACACACCAAGGCCGCCAGTTCCTGCGGCTCCTGCGCCGGGTTGGTGGAGCAGATCCTGATCAACACCGTGGGCGGCGCTGCCGACGTCAAGCCAAAAAGCGAAAAAGCCATCTGCGGCTGCAGCGATCTGAACCACGGGCAAATCCGTCAGGCGATCCGCGATCAGCACCTGCTGACCATCGCCGACACCATGAGCTACCTGAACTGGCGCACGCCCAACGGCTGCGCCACTTGCCGTCCGGCGTTGAACTACTACCTGATCTCCACCTGGCCGGGGGAAGCCAAGGACGATCCGCAATCGCGCCTGATCAACGAACGGGCCCACGCCAACATTCAGAAAGACGGCACCTACTCGGTAGTCCCGCGGATGTGGGGCGGTGTGACCAATCCTTCCGAACTGCGCCGGATTGCTGATGTGGCCGACAAGTACAACGTGCCGATGGTCAAGGTCACCGGCGGCCAGCGCATCGACTTGCTGGGCATCAAGAAACAGGACCTGCCCGGCGTGTGGAAAGACCTTGATATGCCGTCCGGGCATGCCTACGGCAAATCCATCCGCACCGTGAAGACCTGTGTCGGCAGCGAGTTCTGCCGCTTCGGCACGCAGAACTCCACGCAACTGGGGATCGAGCTGGAGCATGACCTGTTCAACATGTGGTCGCCCCACAAGGTCAAGCTGGCGGTCTCCGGGTGCCCGCGCAACTGCTCGGAAGCGGGGATCAAGGACGTGGGAATTATCGGTGTCGATTCGGGCTGGGAGATGTATATCGGCGGCAATGGTGGGATCAAGACCGAGGTCGCGGAGTTCTTCGTCAAGCTCAAGACCGCCGAGGAGGTACGCGAGTACAACGGCGCCTTCCTGCAGCTGTACCGCGAAGAGGCCTTCTACCTGGAGCGCACCGTGCATTACATGCAGCGGGTCGGCATGGACCATATCAAGAAGGCCGTGCTGGAAGACCCGGCGCGACGCCAGGCCCTGAACGAGCGCCTGCAGTTCTCCCTGTCGTTTGAACAGGACCCGTGGAAAGAGCGCCTGGAGCAGCCGTTGCGGAAGAAGGAATTCGACACCATCGCCGTCAAACAGCTGGAGGTATTGGTATGA
- the nirD gene encoding nitrite reductase small subunit NirD, with the protein MNWLDICALDEINALGSRIVSGPKGEIAIFRTSDDEVFALDDRCPHKGGPLSQGLIYGKRVACPLHNWQIDLASGEAQAPDIGCAHHHHARVENGRVMLALRDAG; encoded by the coding sequence ATGAACTGGCTGGATATCTGCGCCCTCGACGAAATCAACGCACTGGGCTCGCGCATCGTCAGCGGCCCGAAAGGTGAAATTGCGATTTTTCGTACCAGTGACGACGAAGTCTTCGCCCTTGACGACCGCTGCCCGCACAAGGGTGGGCCATTGTCCCAAGGGTTGATTTACGGCAAACGCGTGGCGTGCCCGCTGCACAACTGGCAGATCGACCTGGCGTCCGGCGAAGCCCAGGCCCCGGATATCGGTTGCGCCCACCATCACCATGCCCGGGTTGAAAACGGCCGGGTGATGCTGGCCCTGCGGGACGCCGGTTGA